Proteins found in one Carcharodon carcharias isolate sCarCar2 chromosome 8, sCarCar2.pri, whole genome shotgun sequence genomic segment:
- the LOC121280955 gene encoding protocadherin-10-like, whose translation MRYKIYWLLKCQLFYCVLSWWNLVFGQIRYSIPEELQLGSCVGNIADDLSLDIKQLSARRFRIVPGPRKQYVDINLESGILFVKEKIDREQICGSSLSCVISLNGLLENPLKLYQVEVEILDVNDNAPSFPKTQIRLEISEISTPETRFPLESAYDRDIGMNSVQTYELIPNDYFLLDVQMRSGERKLPVLVLQSSLDRETESSHMLTLIAKDGGVPVRSGTVKVTIIVKDANDNAPVFPQSVYRVSLLETAPTGTRVIILNATDLDDGPNGEITYSLSGHSSARVREVFDVDSKTGEIRLKGNLDYEEDKAFEINIQAMDKGPYAVLQHCDVLVDIIDVNDNAPELTLTSLSSTVSEDDPVGTVVALFSAADKDSGRNGQVQCQISNKMSFKLDSSLDEYYGLLVRHSLDRENASKYDVTITCTDSGNPPLTSKKTIRVEVSDVNDNAPRFTQSLYTASIMENNVIGASIFSITAFDPDVGQNARLKYSILETQVHNALISTYISINSETGDILAQRSFDYEKLKNFQIQAQVMDFGTPALASNVSVNVIILDQNDNVPVIVHPLAEYGKTTLETISRIAEPGYLVTKVSATDADAGQNARLSHSIFQATQHNLFTISPDSGEIWTVRRFANKDASKQRLVIVVKDNGTPSLSATVTIILSVVGGDTEIFSSISGSSEDAGFTPDLSLSLVIALGVISVIFLVILIILAVKVHKSRNALVDQHCSLSVCCCFGTRNSLNGIQKASRNLQIPPNYVEVFGGDPLSQSFRYESCSTLQSTKRDFITPNTCRSSTDKNSAQNESIRKEDMRVINFEKYSKPVNNEVRCFLKSDKSSQI comes from the coding sequence ATGAGATATAAAATATATTGGTTGCTGAAATGCCAATTATTTTACTGTGTATTATCCTGGTGGAATCTCGTGTTTGGGCAGATTCGTTACTCGATTCCTGAGGAACTGCAACTGGGCTCCTGTGTTGGGAATATCGCAGATGATTTGAGTTTAGATATAAAGCAGCTCTCGGCTCGCCGTTTTCGGATTGTACCCGGTCCCAGGAAGCAATACGTGGACATAAATTTGGAGAGTGGCATTTTATTTGTAAAGGAGAAAATTGACAGAGAACAGATTTGCGGGTCTAGTTTGAGTTGTGTGATTTCCTTGAACGGTTTACTTGAAAATCCCTTAAAGCTGTACCAGGTTGAAGTGGAGATTCTCGATGTGAATGACAATGCTCCCAGTTTCCCAAAGACACAAATACGCCTTGAAATCTCAGAGATTTCTACGCCGGAAACACGCTTTCCCCTCGAGTCCGCGTACGACAGAGATATTGGAATGAACTCAGTGCAGACCTACGAGCTCATTCCCAACGATTATTTTCTTCTCGATGTTCAGATGCGCAGTGGAGAAAGGAAGTTGCCAGTATTGGTGCTGCAGAGTTCCTTGGATAGAGAAACGGAATCCAGCCACATGTTAACGTTAATAGCCAAGGACGGCGGGGTCCCTGTGAGATCCGGCACGGTTAAGGTCACAATCATAGTGAAGGATGCAAACGACAACGCCCCTGTCTTTCCCCAGTCAGTTTACAGAGTCAGTCTATTGGAAACGGCACCCACAGGGACTCGGGTAATCATATTAAATGCCACTGACTTGGACGATGGTCCCAATGGAGAGATAACGTACTCGCTCAGTGGCCATTCTTCTGCTCGAGTTCGGGAAGTTTTTGACGTGGATTCCAAAACTGGTGAAATCAGATTAAAGGGGAATCTGGACTATGAAGAGGACAAAGCCTTTGAAATTAACATACAAGCAATGGACAAGGGTCCATACGCAGTTCTTCAGCACTGTGATGTGCTGGTGGATATTATTGATGTGAATGATAACGCCCCTGAGTTGACGTTGACGTCTTTGTCCAGTACAGTCTCAGAAGATGATCCAGTTGGAACTGTAGTCGCCCTGTTCAGTGCAGCAGATAAAGATTCAGGACGGAATGGACAGGTACAATGTCAAATATCAAATAAAATGTCCTTTAAACTAGATTCTTCTTTGGACGAGTATTACGGACTACTTGTTCGACATTCACTGGATCGTGAAAATGCCTCCAAGTATGACGTCACCATAACATGTACGGATTCAGGAAATCCCCCTCTCACATCCAAAAAAACCATTCGGGTGGAGGTTTCAGATGTAAATGACAATGCCCCACGGTTTACACAGTCCTTATATACAGCAAGTATCATGGAGAACAATGTTATTGGTGCTTCTATATTTTCCATTACAGCCTTTGATCCAGATGTTGGACAGAACGCACGACTTAAATATTCTATCCTGGAGACACAAGTTCACAATGCTTTGATATCCACTTACATTTCTATTAACTCGGAGACTGGGGACATATTAGCTCAGAGATCCTTTGACTACGAGAAATTGAAAAACTTTCAGATCCAAGCTCAGGTCATGGACTTTGGAACCCCAGCACTTGCAAGTAATGTCTCAGTGAATGTTATTATTCTTGATCAGAATGACAATGTTCCAGTGATCGTGCACCCATTAGCCGAGTACGGGAAAACAACACTAgagacaatatccaggattgcaGAACCAGGCTATTTGGTTACCAAGGTATCAGCCACTGATGCTGACGCCGGTCAGAATGCTCGCCTTTCTCATTCGATTTTTCAGGCTACCCAGCATAACCTTTTTACTATTTCACCAGACTCTGGGGAAATTTGGACTGTCCGTCGTTTTGCCAATAAAGATGCCTCTAAGCAAAGGTTGGTGATTGTGGTGAAAGATAATGGAACACCATCACTTTCTGCCACAGTGACCATCATCTTATCTGTGGTAGGTGGTGACACTGAAATATTCTCCAGCATCAGTGGATCGTCTGAAGATGCAGGGTTCACTCCTGATCTGAGCCTTTCCTTGGTTATAGCATTAGGAGTCATTTCTGTAATTTTTCTAGTCATTTTAATTATTCTTGCTGTGAAGGTTCATAAAAGCAGAAATGCTTTGGTTGATCAGCACTGTTCCctgagtgtttgttgctgcttTGGAACGCGAAATTCTCTGAATGGAATTCAAAAGGCCAGTAGGAACCTTCAGATACCCCCGAACTATGTTGAGGTATTCGGGGGTGATCCACTCTCTCAGAGTTTCCGCTACGAGTCATGTTCAACATTGCAGTCAACAAAGAGAGACTTCATAACCCCCAACACATGCAGGTCATCTACAGACAAGAATTCTGCCCAGAATGAGTCTATCAGGAAAGAAGACATGAGAGTGATTAATTTTGAAAAGTACAGCAAACCTGTAAACAACGAGGTGAGGTGCTttttaaaatctgacaaatcttcACAGATCTGA